From the genome of Sander lucioperca isolate FBNREF2018 chromosome 1, SLUC_FBN_1.2, whole genome shotgun sequence, one region includes:
- the trmt112 gene encoding multifunctional methyltransferase subunit TRM112-like protein isoform X2 produces the protein MKLLTHNMLTSHVKGVTKGYPLLIKATEVKVNEVDFNPQFVTRMIPKLEWSALVQAAEELGQRQDLPDELVPEYENNEEFLKKVHRVLLEVEVIEGCLRCPESGREFPISRGIPNMLLNEDEV, from the exons ATGAAGCTGCTCACGCACAACATGTTGACATCCCACGTGAAGGGAGTCACTAAAGGATACCCGCTGCTCATCAAG GCAACTGAGGTGAAGGTGAATGAGGTGGACTTCAACCCTCAGTTTGTCACCCGCATGATCCCCAAACTGGAGTGGAGCGCTCTGGTCCAGGCTGCAGAGGAG TTGGGTCAACGGCAAGACCTGCCTGATGAGCTGGTACCGGAATATGAGAACAATGAAGAGTTCCTGAAGAAAGTGCACAGAGTGCTATTAGAG GTGGAGGTGATAGAGGGCTGTCTGCGGTGCCCTGAATCAGGACGAGAGTTCCCAATCTCCAGAGGAATCCCCAACATGCTGCTGAACGAGGATGAGGTGTAG
- the kcnk4a gene encoding potassium channel subfamily K member 4 yields the protein MRCTTLLALLTGVVLYLVMGALVFGTLEYPEESLAYKDLLTTKKTFLDNNTCVTEEDFRKLVKGVVSAVEAGLDVNNLPQNFTSRWDLASAIFFCGTIITTIGFGNLSPRTWYGQLFCVCYALVGIPMFGILLAGVGDHMGTVLRRAVAKIETLFLKRKVRPTTVRVISAVLSILIGCLIFLAVPTVVFQKVEQWSFLESLYFVVITLTTVGFGDYVPGGGGGWFFKPLVWLWIVFGLAYFASILTMIGNWLRVLSKRTRAEMEELRAHATDWTQNIQNMSMDFRIPNPLEFNDPFLLQRRRWKRSERRRIRRGAEGTLGYLDRGGSENGHLPNRWAGLSSSMSQLEAHSSLERALMAKSRARVSAAGVGTVPRVAPALRVDTAVGLQVEGRSFPHLLTRSFSLPVAHSTLELDSAGAAMQGGALTGSESSFDSRSDVSSVSSSSLALRKFLPCHTVSSMDVGGLKAADMNTAQEKDQLIPAKNCGTVDNKSYRHAPAPGLLPRFSPLPSSHHPSRHPIHLPSPPLHAASLPSCQLLDFFGENLAYIDESSDTLSDRAQPGAREERRRRPRKPKRRSMRRQLSHRWSPVQVRRPNSDMQPPSNPPTPPPDSSLSDVPRSENQAGFSSDTLTATTLTTRCQSQDVT from the exons GGAGTGGTGTCTGCGGTGGAGGCAGGCCTGGATGTGAACAACCTTCCTCAAAACTTCACCAGCCGCTGGGACCTGGCCTCCGCCATCTTCTTCTGTGGTACCATCATTACCACCATAG GTTTTGGGAACCTGTCTCCTCGGACGTGGTACGGCCAGTTGTTCTGCGTGTGCTACGCCCTGGTGGGCATCCCCATGTTTGGCATACTGCTCGCTGGAGTGGGTGACCACATGGGCACAGTGCTGCGGAGAGCTGTGGCCAAGATTGAGACCCTCTTCCTG aagcGTAAGGTCAGGCCGACCACTGTGCGCGTGATCTCAGCGGTCCTCTCTATCCTGATTGGTTGTCTGATCTTCCTCGCAGTGCCAACAGTCGTGTTTCAGAAAGTGGAGCAATGGTCATTTCTAGAGTCACTCTACTTTGTGGTCATCACCCTCACTACTGTTGGCTTCGGAGACTACGTACCAG GTGGTGGTGGCGGCTGGTTCTTCAAGCCTCTGGTGTGGTTGTGGATAGTGTTTGGTCTTGCCTACTTTGCCTCCATTCTCACCATGATAGGCAACTGGCTGAGGGTGCTGTCTAAGAGGACCCGCGCTGAG atgGAGGAGTTGAGGGCCCACGCTACAGACTGGACCCAGAACATCCAGAACATGTCCATGGACTTCCGCATCCCTAACCCTCTGGAGTTTAATGACCCTTTCCTCCTGCAGCGCCGGCGCTGGAAACGCAGTGAGCGTCGGCGTATCCGCCGGGGAGCCGAGGGCACTCTGGGGTACTTGGATCGAGGAGGATCTGAGAATGGACACCTACCGAACCGCTGGGCTGGCCTCTCTAGCTCCATGAGCCAGCTGGAGGCCCATTCGTCTCTTGAGAGGGCGTTGATGGCCAAGTCCAGGGCACGGGTCAGTGCTGCTGGAGTTGGAACGGTCCCGAGAGTAGCGCCTGCATTGAGGGTTGACACCGCTGTGGGCCTGCAGGTGGAGGGCAGGTCGTTTCCTCACCTGCTGACCCGGTCATTCTCCCTCCCTGTGGCCCACTCCACCTTAGAGCTGGACTCTGCAGGTGCAGCCATGCAGGGAGGAGCCCTCACTGGATCTGAGTCTTCTTTTGACTCCAGATCAGACGTCTCCTCAGTCTCCTCGTCCTCCTTGGCGCTCCGCAAGTTCCTTCCCTGCCATACAGTCAGCAGCATGGATGTGGGAGGATTGAAAGCCGCAGACATGAACACAGCACAAGAGAAAGACCAGCTGATTCCAGCAAAGAATTGTGGAACTGTAGACAACAAAAGCTACAGACATGCACCAGCTCCTGGTTTGCTTCCTCGCTTCTCCCCTCTTCCTTCTTCTCACCATCCTTCTCGCCACCCAATTCACCtgccctcccctcccctccacgCTGCCTCCTTACCCAGCTGCCAGCTGCTGGATTTCTTCGGAGAGAATCTGGCATACATCGACGAGTCCTCGGACACTCTGAGTGACCGCGCCCAGCCAGgagcaagagaggagaggaggagacggcCACGAAAGCCCAAGAGGAGGAGCATGAGGAGGCAGCTGTCACACAGGTGGAGCCCTGTGCAGGTGAGAAGGCCCAACAGTGACATGCAGCCGCCGTCAAATCCCCCCACACCACCTCCAGACTCCTCTCTTTCAGACGTGCCCCGATCAGAGAACCAGGCCGGTTTCAGCTCCGACACTCTGACAGCCACCACACTCACGACACGGTGCCAAAGTCAAGATGTGACATAA
- the trmt112 gene encoding multifunctional methyltransferase subunit TRM112-like protein isoform X1, translated as MKLLTHNMLTSHVKGVTKGYPLLIKQATEVKVNEVDFNPQFVTRMIPKLEWSALVQAAEELGQRQDLPDELVPEYENNEEFLKKVHRVLLEVEVIEGCLRCPESGREFPISRGIPNMLLNEDEV; from the exons ATGAAGCTGCTCACGCACAACATGTTGACATCCCACGTGAAGGGAGTCACTAAAGGATACCCGCTGCTCATCAAG CAGGCAACTGAGGTGAAGGTGAATGAGGTGGACTTCAACCCTCAGTTTGTCACCCGCATGATCCCCAAACTGGAGTGGAGCGCTCTGGTCCAGGCTGCAGAGGAG TTGGGTCAACGGCAAGACCTGCCTGATGAGCTGGTACCGGAATATGAGAACAATGAAGAGTTCCTGAAGAAAGTGCACAGAGTGCTATTAGAG GTGGAGGTGATAGAGGGCTGTCTGCGGTGCCCTGAATCAGGACGAGAGTTCCCAATCTCCAGAGGAATCCCCAACATGCTGCTGAACGAGGATGAGGTGTAG
- the tgfb5 gene encoding transforming growth factor beta-2 proprotein, protein MWLLRLSLLLLLLRFSGVLLVEGFNTCHSINLDAQKSRRIEAVRGQILSKLRIRSPPEKDEAPPPGSVPPEVMLLYNSTRELLKERARLAESACERESSEEDYYAKEVQRIDMLPPRTDTNAVQSAAPNPHYRVVHFDVSGVDLTNSTLVKAEFRIFRAPNPQARASEQRVEIYQLLKPDEESTSTQRYIDSRTVQPKAKGAWISVEVTETIKDWVSDPENNLGLKLGVHCPCCTFVPSTNNIVPNKSEELEALFAGVDDEQLRQIRKPGQVKGQADFSTKTPHLILTVLPSDRVDNPVRKNRKKRAAATDTTTCSRGSDQGCCLRSLYIDFRRDLNWKWIHEPKGYKANFCAGSCPYLWSANNHYNLILPLYNKLNPEASASPCCVPQDLEPLTIMYFIGRTPRVEQLSNMVVKSCKCR, encoded by the exons ATGTGGCTCCTCCGCCTctcgctgctgctgcttctgctccGGTTCTCCGGTGTGTTGCTGGTGGAGGGGTTCAACACGTGCCACTCCATCAACCTGGACGCGCAGAAGTCCCGGCGCATCGAGGCGGTCCGCGGACAGATCCTGAGTAAGCTCCGCATCCGCAGCCCGCCGGAGAAGGACGAGGCCCCGCCGCCTGGCTCGGTGCCCCCGGAGGTCATGCTGCTCTACAACAGCACGCGGGAGTTGCTGAAGGAGCGCGCGCGTCTGGCCGAGTCCGCGTGCGAGCGCGAGAGCAGCGAAGAGGACTATTATGCAAAAGAGGTGCAAAGGATTGACATGCTGCCCCCCCGCACCGACACAA ATGCCGTACAGTCAGCAGCTCCCAACCCCCATTACAGAGTCGTCCACTTCGACGTCAGTGGAGTGGACCTTACCAACAGCACCCTGGTCAAGGCTGAGTTCAGGATCTTCAGAGCTCCCAACCCGCAGGCCCGGGCCTCGGAGCAGAGAGTGGAGATCTATCAG ctgctGAAGCCAGATGAAGAGAGTACCTCCACTCAGCGTTATATTGACTCCCGCACTGTTCAGCCGAAGGCAAAGGGAGCCTGGATCTCTGTGGAGGTCACCGAAACCATTAAGGACTGGGTATCAGATCCAG AGAATAATCTTGGCTTGAAGTTGGGCGTCCACTGTCCCTGCTGCACTTTTGTCCCGTCCACCAACAACATTGTTCCCAACAAGAGTGAGGAGCTGGAAGCTCTCTTTGCAG GTGTGGATGATGAGCAGCTTCGTCAGATCAGAAAGCCCGGTCAGGTTAAAGGCCAGGCAGATTTCAGCACCAAGACGCCGCACCTCATCCTCACCGTACTGCCCAGTGACAGAGTGGACAACCCGGTCAGGAAGAACCGCAAGAAGAGGGCGGCCGCCACAGACACCACAACCTGCTCCCG cGGTTCAGACCAGGGCTGCTGCCTGCGCTCGCTCTACATCGACTTCAGGCGGGACCTCAACTGGAAGTGGATCCATGAGCCCAAAGGTTACAAAGCCAACTTCTGTGCCGGCAGCTGTCCTTACCTCTGGAGTGCCAACAACCACTATAACTTG ATTCTGCCCCTGTACAACAAGCTGAACCCTGAGGCCTCGGCCTCGCCCTGCTGCGTTCCTCAGGACCTGGAGCCCCTCACCATTATGTACTTCATAGGCCGCACACCACGCGTtgagcaactctccaatatggTCGTCAAATCCTGCAAGTGCCGCTGA